A window from Sus scrofa isolate TJ Tabasco breed Duroc chromosome 2, Sscrofa11.1, whole genome shotgun sequence encodes these proteins:
- the DOCK6 gene encoding dedicator of cytokinesis protein 6 isoform X2 has translation MAAAERRAFAHKINRTVAAEVRKQVSRERSGSPHSSRRCSSSLGVPLTEVVEPLDFEDVLLSRPPDAEPGPLRDLVEFPVDDLELLLQPRECRTTEPGIPEDGKLDAQVRAAVEMYTEDWIITHRRYQHLSAVYSPITAETQRERQKGLTRQVFEQDASGDERSGPEDSDDPRHSSGSPDDTPRSSGASGIFDLRNLAADSLLPSLLERAAPEDVDRRNEALRRQHRPRALLTLYPAPDEDEAVERCSRPEPPREHFGQRILVKCLSLKFEIEIEPIFGILALYDVREKKKISENFYFDLNSESMKGLLRAHGTHPAISTLARSAIFSVTYPSPDIFLVIKLEKVLQQGDISECCEPYMVMKEADTAKNKEKLEKLRLAAEQFCTRLGRYRMPFAWTAVHLANIVSSAGQSDRDSDSEGERRPAWTDRRRRGPQDRTSSGDDTCSFSGFRPATLTVTNFFKQEAERLSDEDLFKFLADMRRPTSLLRRLRPVTAQLKIDISPAPENPHFCLSPELLHVKPYPDPRGRPTKEILEFPAREVYAPHTSYRNLLYVYPHSLNFSSRQGSVRNLTVRVQYMAGEDPSQALPVIFGKSSCSEFTREAFTPVVYHNKSPEFYEEFKLRLPACVTENHHLLFTFYHVSCQPRPGTALETPVGFTWIPLLQHGRLRTGPFCLPVSVDQPPPSYSVLTPDVALPGMRWVDGHKGVFSVELTAVSSVHPQDPHLDKFFTLVHVLEEGAFPFRLKDAVLSEGTVEQELRASLAALRLASPEPLVAFSHHVLDKLVRLVVRPPVIGGQIVNLGRGAFEAMAHVVSLVHRSLEAAQDARGHCPLLAAYVYYAFRLPGTEPSLMGGAPPVTVQPATLARGPGRPASLYLARSKSISSSNPDLAVAPGSVDDEVSRILATKGIDRSHSWVNSAYAPGGSKAVLRRAPPYCGADPRQAIDRSSSRTSSYLEGSCSAPPATQPRPTVQKLLHEELALQWVVSGSAVREAVLQHAWFFFQLMVKSMALHLLLGQRLDTPRKLRFPGRFLDDIAALVGSVGLEVITRIHKDAELAERLNASLAFFLSDLLSLVDRGFVFSLVRAHYKQVATRLQSAPNPAVLLTLRMDFTRILCNHEHYVTLNLPCCPLSPPASPSPSVSSTTSQSSTFSSQAPDPKVISMFELSGPFRQQHFLAGLLLTELALALEPEAEGASLLHKKAISAVHSLLCGHDADPRYAEATVRARVAELYLPLLSLARDTLPRLHDFAESSGQRSRLASMLDSDTEGEGDMGGTINPSVAMAIAGGPLAPGSRASISQGPATAARSGCALSAESSRTLLVCVLWVLKNAEPALLQRWAADLALPQLGRLLDLLYLCLAAFEYKGKKAFERINSLTFKKSLDMKARLEEAILGTIGARQEMVRRSRERSPFGNQENVRWRKSVTHWRQTSDRVDKTKDEMEHEALVDGNLATEASLVVLDTLEIIVQTVMLSEARESVLGAILKVVLYSLGSAQSALFLQHGLATQRALVSKFPELLFEEDTELCADLCLRLLRHCGSRISAIRTHASASLYLLMRQNFEIGNNFARVKMQVTMSLSSLVGTTQNFSEEHLRRSLKTILTYAEEDVGLRDSTFAEQVQDLMFNLHMILTDTVKMKEHQEDPEMLIDLMYRIARGYQGSPDLRLTWLQNMAGKHAELGNHAEAAQCMVHAAALVAEYLALLEDSRHLPVGCVSFQNISSNVLEESAISDDILSPDEEGFCSGKHFTELGLVGLLEQAAAYFTMGGLYEAVNEVYKTLIPILEAHRDYKKLAAVHGKLQEAFTKIMHQSSGWERVFGTYFRVGFYGARFGDLDEQEFVYKEPSITKLAEISHRLEEFYTERFGEDVVEIIKDSNPVDKTKLDPQKAYIQITYVEPHFDTYELKDRVTYFDRNYGLRTFLFCTPFTPDGRAHGELPEQHKRKTLLSTDHAFPYIKTRIRVCHREETVLTPVEVAIEDMQKKTRELAFATEQDPPDAKMLQMVLQGSVGPTVNQGPLEVAQVFLAEIPEDPKLFRHHNKLRLCFKDFCKKCEDALRKNKALIGPDQKEYHRELERNYSRLREALQPLLTQRLPQLLAPTTASSLRNSLNRASFRKADV, from the exons GTCCCACTGACTGAAGTTGTCGAGCCCCTAGACTTTGAGGATGTGCTCCTGAGCCGGCCCCCAGATGCAGAGCCCGGGCCACTCCGGGACCTGGTCGAGTTTCCAGTGGATgacctggagctgctgctgcagcctcGGGAATGCCGCACCACGGAGCCTGGGATCCCCGAGGATGG AAAGCTGGATGCCCAAGTGAGGGCCGCGGTGGAGATGTACACCGAGGACTGGATCATCACCCACAGGAG GTACCAGCACCTGAGTGCAGTGTACAGCCCCatcactgcagagacacagcGAGAGCGGCAGAAGGGCCTCACCCGGCAGGTCTTCGAGCAGGATGCTTCTGGGGATGAGAGGTCTGGCCCAGAAGACTCG GATGACCCCCGGCACTCCTCAGGCTCCCCAGATGACACCCCACGGAGCAGTGGCGCCTCTGGCATCTTTGACCTGAGGAACTTGGCGGCCGACTCCTTGCTGCCCTCACTGCTGGAGCGTGCGGCCCCAGAGGACGTGGACCGGCGCAATGAGGCTCTGCGACGGCAGCACCGGCCCCGCGCCCTGCTCACCCTCTACCCAGCACCTGATGAG GACGAGGCTGTGGAACGCTGCAGCCGCCCGGAGCCACCCCGAGAACACTTCGGACAACGGATCCTGGTCAAGTGTCTGTCGCTTAA GTTCGAGATCGAAATCGAGCCCATCTTTGGCATCTTAGCCCTGTATGATGTTcgggaaaaaaagaag ATCTCAGAGAACTTCTACTTCGACCTGAACTCAGAATCCATGAAGGGGCTGCTGCGGGCCCATGGCACCCACCCTGCCATTTCCACCTTGGCCCGCTCTGCCATCTTCTCTGTGACCTACCCCTCGCCCGACATCTTCCTGGTCATCAAG CTGGAGAAGGTGCTGCAGCAGGGGGACATCAGCGAGTGCTGTGAACCCTACATGGTGATGAAGGAGGCAGACACTGCCAAG AACAAAGAGAAATTGGAGAAGCTGCGCCTGGCGGCTGAACAGTTCTGCACCCGCCTCGGCCGCTACCGCATGCCCTTCGCCTGGACAGCAGTGCACCTTGCTAACATCGTGAGCAGTGCGGGCCAATCTGACCGTGACTCGGACTCAGAGGGCG AGCGCCGACCCGCCTGGACTGACCGCCGCCGTCGGGGGCCTCAGGACCGGACAAGTAGCGGGGACGACACTTGCAGCTTCTCTGGCTTCCGCCCTGCCACCCTAACTGTCACCAATTTCTTTAAGCAG GAGGCGGAGCGGCTCAGTGATGAAGACCTTTTCAAGTTTCTGGCTGACATGCGGCGCCCAACATCTCTGCTGCGGCGGCTGCGGCCTGTGACCG CCCAGCTCAAGATCGACATCTCCCCGGCCCCTGAGAACCCTCACTTCTGCCTCTCCCCGGAGCTGCTTCATGTCAAGCCCTATCCAGACCCCAGGGGCCGGCCCACCAAGGAGATCCTGGAGTTTCCAGCCCGTGAGGTCTACGCCCCCCATACCAGCTACAG GAACCTGCTGTACGTGTACCCGCACAGCCTCAACTTCAGCAGTCGCCAGGGCTCCGTGCGAAACCTCACCGTGCGAGTGCAGTACATGGCAGGCGAGGACCCCAGCCAGGCCCTGCCG GTCATCTTTGGCAAATCCAGCTGCAGTGAATTCACCCGCGAGGCCTTCACCCCCGTGGTCTACCATAACAA ATCCCCTGAGTTCTACGAGGAGTTCAAGCTGCGGCTTCCGGCCTGCGTGACAGAGAACCACCACCTGCTCTTCACCTTCTACCACGTCAGCTGCCAGCCCCGGCCAGGCACGGCCCTGGAGACTCCTGTGGGCTTTACT TGGATCCCGCTGCTGCAGCACGGCCGCCTGAGGACCGGTCCCTTCTGCCTCCCTGTGTCCGTGGACCAGCCTCCGCCCAGCTACTCCGTGCTCACACCGGAC GTGGCGCTGCCGGGCATGCGCTGGGTGGATGGCCACAAGGGCGTGTTCAGCGTGGAGCTCACAGCTGTGTCCTCTGTGCACCCTCAG GACCCCCACCTGGATAAATTCTTCACCCTGGTGCATGTCTTGGAGGAGGGGGCCTTTCCATTCCGGCTCAAGGATGCCGTGCTGAGCGAGGGCACAGTGGAGCAGGAGCTGCGGGCCAGCCTGGCAGCCTTGCGCCTTGCCAGCCCCGAGCCCCTTGTCGCCTTCTCCCACCATGTGCTGGACAAGCTCGTGCGTCTGGTTGTGCGACCCCCTGTCATCGGTGGCCAGATCG TGAATCTGGGTCGTGGAGCCTTTGAAGCAATGGCCCATGTCGTCAGCCTCGTTCACCGGAGCCTGGAGGCTGCCCAGGATGCCCGTGGTCACTGCCCACTGCTGGCTGCCTATGTCTATTATGCCTTCCgactgcctggcacagagcccaGCCTCATGGGAG GGGCCCCTCCAGTGACAGTGCAGCCTGCCACGCTGGCCCGTGGCCCTGGCCGCCCCGCAAGCCTCTACCTGGCCCGCTCGAAAAGCATCAGCAGCAGCAACCCCGACCTGGCTGTGGCCCCTGGCTCTGTGGATGATGAGGTCTCCCGCATCCTGGCTACCAAG GGTATCGACCGTTCACACTCCTGGGTGAATTCTGCTTATGCTCCAGGAGGCAGCAAGGCTGTGCTGCGACGGGCACCCCCTTACTGTGGGGCCGACCCCAGACAG GCCATCGACCGCAGCTCTAGCCGAACCTCTTCCTACCTCGAGGGCTCCTGCTCGGCCCCACCAGCCACCCAGCCAAGACCCACTGTGCAGAAG ctgcttCATGAGGAGCTGGCCCTGCAGTGGGTGGTCAGTGGCAGTGCCGTGCGCGAGGCCGTCCTGCAGCATGCCTGGTTCTTCTTCCAGCTCATG GTGAAAAGCATGGCACTGCACCTGCTTCTAGGCCAGAGACTGGACACACCCCGCAAGCTTCGCTTCCCTGGGCGCTTCCTGGATGACATCGCAGCTCTGGTGGGCTCTGTAGGCCTGGAGGTCATCACCCGCATCCACAAG GATGCGGAGCTGGCCGAGCGCCTCAACGCCAGCCTGGCCTTCTTCCTCAGTGATCTTCTGTCCCTGGTGGACCGCGGCTTCGTCTTCAGCCTGGTCCGGGCTCACTACAAGCAG GTGGCCACACGGCTGCAGTCGGCCCCCAACCCGGCGGTGCTGCTGACCCTGCGCATGGACTTCACCCGCATCCTGTGCAACCACGAGCACTACGTGACCCTCAATCTCCCCTGCTGCCCCCTATCCCCCCCGGCCTCGCCCTCGCCCTCCGTATCCTCCACTACCTCCCAG AGCTCCACCTTCTCCAGCCAGGCCCCAGACCCCAAGGTGATCAGCATGTTTGAGCTGAGTGGGCCATTCCGGCAGCAGCACTTCCTGGCTGGGCTCCTGCTGACGGAACTGGCTCTGGCCCTGGAACCTGAGGCCGAGGG GGCATCCCTGCTGCACAAGAAGGCCATCAGTGCTGTCCACAGTCTGCTCTGTGGCCATGATGCTGACCCCCGCTATGCCGAGGCCACCGTGAGAGCCCGTGTGGCCGAGCTCTATCTGCCACTGCTGTCACTTGCACGAGACACACTGCCACGGCTGCACGACTTTGCTG AGAGCTCAGGTCAACGATCAAGACTAGCCTCTATGCTTGACTCAGATACAGAAGGGGAAGGGGACATGGGAGGCACCATCAACCCCTCAGTGGCCATGGCCATCGCTGGTGGCCCCCTGGCCCCTGGCTCCCGGGCCAGCATCTCCCAGGGTCCAGCGACG GCTGCTCGCTCAGGCTGTGCCCTCTCTGCCGAGTCCAGCCGGACCTTGCTGGTGTGCGTGCTCTGGGTCCTGAAAAATGCTGAGCCAGCCCTGCTGCAGCGCTGGGCTGCAGACCTGGCCCTCCCTCAGCTGGGTCGTCTCCTGGACCTGCTATACCTCTGCCTGGCTGCCTTTGAATACAAG GGGAAAAAGGCCTTTGAACGTATCAACAGCCTCACATTCAAGAAATCACTGGACATGAAGGCCCGGCTGGAGGAAGCTATCTTGGGTACCATTGGAGCCCGACAGGAGATGGTGCGACGGAGCCGGG AGAGGAGCCCGTTCGGGAACCAGGAGAATGTACGCTGGAGGAAGAGTGTCACCCACTGGAGACAAACCTCAGATCGTGTGGACAA AACCAAGGATGAAATGGAACATGAGGCCTTGGTGGATGGGAACCTGGCAACTGAGGCAAGCCTGGTGGTTCTGGATACACTGGAGATCATCGTGCAG ACGGTGATGCTGTCAGAGGCCCGGGAGAGTGTCTTGGGAGCAATACTGAAGGTTGTGTTGTACagtctgggcagtgcccagagtgCTCTTTTCTTGCAGCACGGCCTGGCCACACAACGGGCCCTGGTGTCCAAG TTCCCAGAGCTGCTGTTTGAAGAGGACACGGAGCTGTGTGCTGACCTCTGCCTGAGGCTCCTGCGACACTGTGGCAGCCGCATCAGCGCCATCCGCACACACGCCAGCGCCTCCCTCTACCTCCTCATGCGCCAGAATTTCGAGATTGGCAAC AACTTTGCCCGTGTGAAGATGCAAGTGACCATGTCGCTCTCGTCACTGGTGGGGACAACACAGAACTTCAGTGAAGAGCACCTGCGACGTTCACTCAAGACCATCCTCACCTATGCCGAGGAGGACGTGGGGCTGCGGGACAGCACCTTTGCCGAGCAG GTCCAAGACCTGATGTTCAACTTGCACATGATCTTGACCGACACGGTGAAAATGAAGGAGCATCAGGAGGACCCCGAGATGCTCATTGACCTCATGTACAG GATCGCACGGGGCTACCAGGGCTCCCCGGACCTGCGGCTGACATGGCTGCAGAACATGGCGGGGAAGCACGCAGAGCTGGGCAACCACGCGGAGGCCGCACAGTGCATGGTACATGCAGCTGCCCTCGTGGCAGAGTACCTCGCTCTGCTGGAGGACAGCCGCCACCTGCCCGTGGGCTGCGTTTCCTTCCAG AACATCTCATCCAACGTGCTGGAGGAGTCCGCCATCTCCGACGACATCCTGTCCCCCGATGAGGAGGGCTTCTGTTCCGGGAAGCACTTCACCGagctggggctggtggggctgcTGGAACAGGCAGCCGCCTACTTCACCATG GGCGGGCTCTATGAGGCGGTAAATGAGGTCTACAAGACCCTTATCCCCATCCTGGAAGCCCACCGGGACTACAAGAAGCTGGCTGCTGTGCACGGCAAATTGCAGGAGGCCTTCACCAAGATCATGCACCAG AGCTCAGGCTGGGAG CGCGTATTCGGGACGTATTTCCGCGTTGGCTTCTACGGCGCCCGCTTCGGTGACCTGGATGAGCAGGAGTTTGTGTACAAGGAGCCATCCATCACAAAGCTGGCAGAAATCTCACACCGGCTGGAG gagttcTACACAGAGCGGTTCGGGGAAGACGTGGTTGAGATCATCAAAGATTCTAACCCTGTGGACAAAACCAAACTGGACCCACAGAAG GCGTACATCCAGATCACATACGTGGAGCCGCACTTCGACACCTATGAGCTCAAGGACCGGGTGACCTACTTCGACCGCAACTACGGTCTGCGAACCTTTCTGTTCTGCACACCCTTCACGCCAGACGGGCGAGCGCACGGGGAGCTGCCGGAACAGCACAAGCGCAAGACACTGCTCAGTACAGACCACGCCTTCCCCTACATCAAGACGCGCATCCGCGTGTGCCACCGcgaggag acAGTGCTGACACCAGTGGAAGTGGCCATTGAGGACATGCAGAAGAAGACTCGGGAGCTGGCCTTCGCCACTGAGCAGGACCCGCCAGATGCCAAGATGCTGCAGATGGTGCTGCAGGGCTCCGTGGGGCCCACTGTGAACCAG GGTCCCCTGGAGGTGGCTCAGGTGTTTTTGGCTGAGATCCCCGAAGACCCCAAGCTCTTCAGGCATCACAACAAGCTGCGGCTCTGTTTCAAGGACTTTTGCAAGAA GTGCGAGGATGCACTGCGGAAGAACAAAGCCCTGATTGGGCCAGACCAGAAGGAGTACCACCGTGAGCTAGAGCGCAACTACTCCCGCCTTCGGGAGGCTCTGCAGCCCCTGCTCACCCAGCGCCTTCCCCAGCTGCTGGCACCGACCACAGCCAGTAGCCTCAG GAACTCCTTGAACAGAGCCAGTTTCCGGAAGGCTGATGTCTGA